The Tolypothrix sp. PCC 7712 region CTTTGGACGCAATTTGCCAAACAATGAAACGCAATATTGATGATTTAATCGGCTTAACGCCAAATGTGCGATCGCTTTCCAGCAACTTGACTAATACAGAAGATTTGAGTCTCGGTAATTAATCCCAATTTCACAACCGCCGAATAGCAATTTCTAGCCCTGTACAAACACTTGTGAGAAAATCTAAATCTAAGCTCGCGATCGTATCGCTTGGTTTATGATAATGCGGGTTCCTCATAAATGCCGTATCTGTCACCATAACTGCCGGATAGCCAGCATCCCAAAAAGGTGCATGATCACTAAGTCTCGTTTGCGGCACAATTAAACCGCGATTGGGAACTGGTAACCACTGGCTACCTATACCAGCTTGGCGAATATTGCGACTCATGCTAATTAAGTCAGGAATGGTTCGCAGATTTCCAATTAAAGCAATGAAATCCCCAGTATTGGGGTAAAAGCGTTCTAAGGGAGGGGGATAACTTTGGCTACCAGGAGTAGAGTCTTGATATCCCAACATTTCTAAAGACAACATTAAGCGTAGTGGTTGCTGTTGTTGGCGTAATAAAGCTGCATATTCAGCACTACCTAATAAGCCATATTCTTCCATATCAAAAGCCACCAGCCGCAAGGGATATTTAACTGGTTCAGCTGCAAACTTGCTCGCCAATTCCAACAGAACCGCCACACCTGTAGCATTATCATCAGCGGCTACTGTTCCCGGTACACCATCATAGTGAGCTGCTATTAAAATTGGTGGTAAATTTCGCTGTTGTTTTGTAGCTGCTGGCGGCAAATTTAAAATAAGATTCTGACAAATTTTTCCCCCAACATCAAAGGTGTGGATTTCCACACTTCCCCATTGGCTAAATTGCTGACGAATATATTCTTGGACAAAAAAATGTCCGGCTGTCGCCATATAGGGATCGCGTTCTCGCGCTATTTCTGATAGGTAAGCTTGGAGACGTGCTTTTAAATTCAATTGTTTATGTCAATGTTATCCTAGTCTTGCAACTAGCTTCTTTGGCTAAGGGTGCGATCGCTCTTACCTAAATCATCAATATTTAGATGAGGTATACCGATTCCACAGCATCAAGCTAGGGGCAGTCTCTTCCAATCATAATATATATAGTTAAGACACATTTAGGAGAAGAGTAACGCATGGGCAAGGTAGTCGGCATCGACTTGGGTACAACCAACTCAGTAGTCGCCGTAATGGAGGGTGGCAAGCCGGTGGTGATTGCCAATGCAGAAGGAACGCGAACAACCCCCTCCGTTGTTGGCTTTAGCAAAGAAGGTGAACGAGTCGTGGGGCAAATGGCACGACGACAAACCGTCCTTAATCCCCAAAACACTTTTTTTGCTGTGAAACGCTTTATTGGGCGGAAGTATGGTGAATTAAGCCCAGAATCTAAGCGTGTACCCTATACTATCCGCAAAGATGAAGTTGGTAATATCAAAGTTGCCTGTCCCCGGTTAAATAAGGAATTCGCCCCAGAAGAAGTTTCGGCAATGGTGCTGAAGAAATTGGCAGACGATGCTAGCCGCTATTTAGGCGAACCGGTGACAGGGGCAGTAATTACAGTTCCCGCTTATTTTAATGATTCCCAGCGCCAAGCCACTAGAGACGCAGGCAGAATTGCTGGTTTAGATGTATTGCGGATTCTCAATGAACCGACAGCCGCTTCTTTAGCCTACGGAATGGATCGGGGCGATACGGAGACCATCTTAGTATTCGATTTAGGTGGCGGTACATTTGACGTATCGATTTTAGAAGTTGGCGATGGGGTTTTTGAAGTTAAAGCCACTAGTGGAGATACCCAACTTGGTGGTAATGATTTTGACAGAAAAATAGTTGATTGGTTAGCAGAACAATTTTTAGAAGCGGAAAGTGTAGATTTAAGACGCGATCGCCAGGCTTTACAACGGCTGATGGAAGCAGCAGAAAAAGCCAAAATCGAACTTTCGGCAGTTAGTGTTACCGAGATTAACTTACCTTTTATCACCGCCACAGAGGACGGCCCCAAACACCTAGAAACTCGCCTGACTCGTGCCCAATTTGAAGGTTTATGCGGTGATTTGGTGGGACGTTTACGCACCCCAGTGAAACGCGCCCTTAAAGATTCTGGACTAGCACCCGCAGATATTGAAGAAGTGGTGTTAGTAGGCGGTTCTACCAGGATTCCGATGGTGAAGCAGTTAGTGCGAGACTTAATTGGTGCAGAACCTAGCGAAAATGTCAACCCCGATGAAGTGGTGGCTGTAGGTGCAGCCATTCAAGCAGGTATTTTGGCTGGGGAACTGAAAGATGTGCTGCTGTTGGATGTTACTCCCCTATCTGTGGGCTTGGAAACCATCGGCGGCGTGATGAAAAAATTAATTCCCCGCAACACCACTATCCCAGTC contains the following coding sequences:
- the dnaK gene encoding molecular chaperone DnaK, encoding MGKVVGIDLGTTNSVVAVMEGGKPVVIANAEGTRTTPSVVGFSKEGERVVGQMARRQTVLNPQNTFFAVKRFIGRKYGELSPESKRVPYTIRKDEVGNIKVACPRLNKEFAPEEVSAMVLKKLADDASRYLGEPVTGAVITVPAYFNDSQRQATRDAGRIAGLDVLRILNEPTAASLAYGMDRGDTETILVFDLGGGTFDVSILEVGDGVFEVKATSGDTQLGGNDFDRKIVDWLAEQFLEAESVDLRRDRQALQRLMEAAEKAKIELSAVSVTEINLPFITATEDGPKHLETRLTRAQFEGLCGDLVGRLRTPVKRALKDSGLAPADIEEVVLVGGSTRIPMVKQLVRDLIGAEPSENVNPDEVVAVGAAIQAGILAGELKDVLLLDVTPLSVGLETIGGVMKKLIPRNTTIPVRRSDIFSTSENNQNTVEIHVVQGEREMAANNKSLGRFKLYGIPPAPRGIPQIQVSFDIDANGILQVTALDRTTGREQSITIQGASTLSESEVNRMIQDAQKYADIDRERKERVEKRTRSEALILQAERQLREIALEFGMQFARSRRQRIDNICRELKDSLQQDDDRGIDQAYADLQDALYELNREVRQYYAEDEDDDLFGTIRDIFTGGDKERERDRDYSRGDSYWDNNSYGGGNSGRDYSGNSSRDYGRDSNRDYSGNSGRDYSGNSSRDSNRDYSGNSGRDYNRDSNRGYGRDNRSSSDNQSNRRSRPSYQDNWDDDDDWL
- a CDS encoding M28 family peptidase; this encodes MNLKARLQAYLSEIARERDPYMATAGHFFVQEYIRQQFSQWGSVEIHTFDVGGKICQNLILNLPPAATKQQRNLPPILIAAHYDGVPGTVAADDNATGVAVLLELASKFAAEPVKYPLRLVAFDMEEYGLLGSAEYAALLRQQQQPLRLMLSLEMLGYQDSTPGSQSYPPPLERFYPNTGDFIALIGNLRTIPDLISMSRNIRQAGIGSQWLPVPNRGLIVPQTRLSDHAPFWDAGYPAVMVTDTAFMRNPHYHKPSDTIASLDLDFLTSVCTGLEIAIRRL